One Pichia kudriavzevii chromosome 3, complete sequence genomic window carries:
- a CDS encoding uncharacterized protein (PKUD0C04210; similar to Saccharomyces cerevisiae YIL088C (AVT7); ancestral locus Anc_2.295): MTIQHYEGASIASSVINTVNTVIGAGILVLPYAFRTQSIIGGTFIIIFAGIANGVGMVLQGAASKFLPQGTATFFTVCRITYPGLSLLFDFAIFLQCFGVGVSYIVLTGDLLPLVYTFDGWDEHSMKFFYVLGSAFLVVPLCYMKKIDSLKYASIIALLAIVYIAFLIYGYFFYAIFTNYEKIPPEKLGGISFFKPEGIKPVFKTLGVVVLAYTCPTQFSIVGELANPSMERITNIVFISLGIISSIFVSVGLAGYLTFGNTLSGNILLMYENNFYTQTGRALLVLMVVLSFPLMFHPARVSFNNVCHIVTKSVVSSGTGNDVAVNSRSPLLPSNEEEHHVHLLELVEEEDVPMSNTRFFILTVLLLAASYTTALSLKSFELILAVVGATGGVLISFVLPGFYGYKLIASDDERYTRRLYKYSPNEAQNRIFQSKLLKNVSLFLIVWGLVVMMICLWAIFFT; encoded by the coding sequence ATGACAATTCAGCATTATGAAGGGGCCTCAATTGCATCATCAGTCATTAATACCGTCAACACGGTTATCGGGGCAGGAATTTTGGTTCTACCATATGCGTTCCGAACACAGTCAATAATCGGAGGAACCtttatcattatttttgCCGGTATTGCAAATGGTGTCGGTATGGTATTACAAGGTGCAGCTTCCAAGTTTCTTCCACAAGGAACGGCCACCTTTTTTACGGTGTGTAGAATCACATATCCGGGATTATCgcttttgtttgattttgccaTCTTTCTCCAATGTTTTGGTGTTGGGGTTTCTTATATTGTCTTAACAGGTGATCTTCTACCACTGGTATACACCTTTGATGGTTGGGATGAGCATTCGATGAAGTTTTTCTATGTTCTGGGATCTGCATTTTTGGTTGTTCCATTGTGctacatgaaaaaaattgatagCTTAAAATATGCATCTATCATTGCCTTACTCGCCATCGTGTACATTGCATTTTTGATATACGGATACTTTTTCTACGCTATTTTCACTAACTATGAGAAAATTCCACCTGAAAAACTGGGTGGAATTTCATTCTTCAAGCCAGAAGGTATCAAACcagttttcaaaactttagGTGTGGTCGTTTTGGCCTATACTTGCCCTACTCAATTTTCTATCGTTGGAGAGTTAGCAAATCCAAGTATGGAAAGAATTACCAACATAGTTTTCATTTCTCTTGGAATTATTTCTTCGatatttgtttctgttggATTGGCTGGTTATCTAACCTTTGGTAATACTCTATCCGGAAATATCCTTCTAATGTATGAAAATAATTTCTACACTCAAACGGGACGTGCACTATTAGTGTTGATGGTTGTTTTGTCGTTTCCATTAATGTTCCATCCAGCTAGGGTGTCTTTTAATAACGTATGTCACATTGTTACTAAAAGTGTTGTCAGCTCGGGTACTGGAAACGATGTCGCTGTCAACAGTAGGTCACCTTTGCTACCAAGTAACGAGGAAGAGCATCATGTGCATTTGTTAGAActggttgaagaagaggatgTCCCAATGTCTAATACTAgattctttattttgacTGTTCTCCTTCTTGCTGCTTCATACACTACAGCCTTATCTTTGAAGTCTTTCGAATTAATTTTGGCTGTTGTGGGTGCAACAGGAGGTGTCTTAATTAGTTTTGTTTTGCCCGGATTCTATGGATACAAACTTATTGCCTCCGATGACGAAAGATACACCAGAAGGTTATATAAATATTCACCAAACGAAGCACAAAATCGTATCTTTCAAAGtaagttgttgaagaacgtgtctttatttttgattgtgtGGGGACTTGTTGTAATGATGATCTGTCTCTGGgccattttttttacctAA
- a CDS encoding uncharacterized protein (PKUD0C04220; Pfam Domains: TRAM_LAG1_CLN8(1.2e-53)|TRAM1(9.5e-11)): MHGNSSSVEPLSSDYDEMRQRSALEKQQTIVDKDEKNSKFIPKGNKREQRQEQKRLYEIHQIQNSELVDKAIIISSLIFYLILFIASRFVSLKFKKFYKLSYKYEDSDYYDIGFDDLYFGIFWIINLLFLRSFLILFCFNPCAKLLGIKKFKATQRFIEQAWSMVYYSFSWGFGFYLYYNSDYYLDCYNIYANWPHDVLSAPMKFYYLLQSASWFQQFIVLHIESRRKDHYQMLAHHIITCILTTASYSLYFTKIGHVILLLMDIVDVFLSTAKILKYAGFQTVCDLMFLFFMVSWIIFRHGVYNYVLWFTATRARDIMGNKCSTFLPSETYKACYTDLQVDIFMLLLVALQVIMCIWMYMIFRVAFHVISGGSADDVRSDTDD, encoded by the coding sequence ATGCATGGGAACAGTTCCTCTGTGGAGCCATTATCATCTGATTATGATGAGATGAGACAAAGATCGGCATTGGAAAAGCAACAAACAATTGTTGAcaaggatgaaaaaaattcaaaatttaTCCCGAAGGGTAACAAACGTGAACAAAGGCAAGAGCAAAAGCGCCTGTATGAAATACATCAGATCCAAAATTCAGAATTAGTCGATAAAGCAATTATAATTTCATCACtcattttttatttaatcTTATTCATTGCATCTCGATTTGTGtctctcaaattcaagaaattttaCAAGTTGTCATACAAATATGAAGATTCTGATTATTATGACATTGGTTTTGACGATCTTTATTTTGGGATATTTTGGATTATCAATTTACTATTTTTAAGGAGTTTCCTCAttctattttgttttaatCCATGCGCAAAACTCTTAGGAATCAAAAAGTTTAAAGCCACCCAAAGATTTATTGAACAGGCTTGGTCAATGGTATACTACTCATTTTCTTGGGGATTCGGGTTCTACCTTTACTATAATTCTGATTATTATTTAGACTGCTACAACATTTATGCCAATTGGCCACATGACGTACTCTCAGCACCTATGAAATTCTACTACTTGCTTCAATCAGCGAGCTGGTTCCAACAATTTATTGTTCTACATATAGAGTCAAGGAGAAAGGACCATTATCAAATGTTAGCCCACCATATCATCACTTGTATTCTAACAACTGCTTCTTACTCATTATATTTTACCAAGATTGGTCATGTGATTCTTTTATTAATGGACATTGTGGATGTTTTTTTGTCAACTGCCAAAATCTTAAAATATGCTGGATTTCAAACAGTATGTGATTTaatgtttctattttttaTGGTTTCTTGGATTATATTTAGACATGGAGTTTATAATTACGTTTTATGGTTTACAGCAACAAGGGCTAGAGATATAATGGGAAATAAGTGCTCAACATTTTTGCCTAGTGAGACTTATAAAGCATGTTACACAGATTTACAGGTGGATATTTTTATGCTACTCCTAGTTGCATTACAAGTGATAATGTGTATCTGGATGTATATGATTTTTAGAGTCGCTTTCCATGTTATTTCAGGTGGATCCGCAGATGATGTGAGAAGTGACACTGACGACTAG
- a CDS encoding uncharacterized protein (PKUD0C04230; similar to Saccharomyces cerevisiae YNL025C (SSN8); ancestral locus Anc_2.294), which produces MSADYWGSSQRAKWQFTKEKLHSYRLNIFQWEKQKLSTNPFYLRHDTNARIYIHQLISKLGRRLAMRQIVVATAEVYVSRFLTRVSLFEINIYMLVTAAIYLAGKVCECPQHIRTVLSEARNSWPEYVCADFTKLAELEYYLIDELECYLIIHCPYNSLNQLVNVLGRENKPSDIDKYDENGIRCHVNLTDQEIENTWHIINDSFITDLPLLYPPHVIAIAALHIVLVLRTETFDIQKGHAKMSSDSSLHIALDNTGQLTRNNWGNSPTKPKSKSSKVHLINTDKVTPGDVTSLQDDIDVLSPSTNVAAGLISSNNFSLKSNIKGSLPHNNQYMNVPQLQYQGGLRRKLSQSINSGQTRQHKNVVTTTMGVSTGKHNDTPDIYQNTRIEAFTNFLAGSNVNLEEIIDSVQQLLTLYETWQDYDESAVRQNFRILLMSVHTSSLKNGMLG; this is translated from the coding sequence ATGTCAGCAGACTATTGGGGATCATCGCAGCGTGCAAAATGGCAGTTCactaaagaaaaactgCATTCTTATCGTTTAAACATATTTCAGTGggagaaacagaaactGTCAACTAATCCGTTCTACTTGAGGCATGATACAAATGCCAGGATATACATTCACCAATTAATATCAAAACTAGGGAGACGATTGGCAATGAGGCAAATAGTAGTGGCCACCGCTGAGGTATACGTTTCAAGGTTTTTGACGAGAGTTTCActatttgaaatcaatatatatatgcTAGTAACGGCGGCTATTTATCTTGCAGGTAAGGTTTGTGAGTGTCCTCAACACATTCGAACAGTTTTATCTGAGGCTAGGAATTCTTGGCCAGAGTATGTTTGTGCTGATTTTACTAAATTGGCAGAGTTGGAATATTATCTTATTGACGAGTTAGAATGCTACCTGATTATACATTGCCCATACAATTCGCTCAATCAGCTGGTTAATGTATTAGGTAGAGAAAATAAGCCAAGTGACATTGACAAATACGATGAAAACGGTATCAGATGCCATGTCAATCTAACAGACCAAGAGATCGAGAATACGTGGCATATAATAAACGACAGCTTTATTACTGATTTACCCTTGTTGTATCCACCACATGTGATAGCAATAGCTGCATTGCATATTGTCCTCGTACTGAGAACCGAGACTTTTGATATACAGAAAGGGCATGCTAAAATGTCAAGTGATTCGTCGTTGCATATTGCTCTTGATAATACTGGTCAATTAACCAGAAATAATTGGGGGAACAGTCCCACTAAACCAAAGAGCAAAAGTAGTAAAGTCCATTTGATTAATACTGATAAGGTCACACCGGGAGATGTCACTAGCCTCCAAGACGATATCGATGTCCTCAGCCCTTCCACTAATGTTGCAGCAGGTCTAATAAGTTCAAATAACTTCTCCCTCAAAAGCAATATCAAAGGGAGTCTCCCACATAATAACCAATATATGAATGTTCCACAACTCCAGTATCAAGGGGGGTTAAGGAGAAAGTTAAGCCAGTCGATTAATTCCGGGCAAACACGACAACATAAAAACGTTGTCACTACAACCATGGGGGTAAGCACAGGAAAACACAATGATACCCCAGATATTTACCAGAACACCCGAATAGAGGCATTCACCAATTTCCTGGCTGGTTCCAACGTCAATTTGGAGGAAATTATTGACTCGGTTCAACAGCTTTTAACCTTATACGAGACCTGGCAGGACTACGATGAAAGTGCTGTTCGTCAGAACTTCAGGATTTTGCTTATGTCAGTGCATACTAGTAGCCTAAAAAATGGCATGCTTGGATAa
- a CDS encoding uncharacterized protein (PKUD0C04240; similar to Saccharomyces cerevisiae YDR308C (SRB7); ancestral locus Anc_5.329) produces MTDRLTQLQLCLDQLLDIMFSAISYVDQNHDVIPANINEPKAIDPTYNPPSEFEFQASQNELAVDIILKTRQILKIIDTLPGVGVTKNEQLLSIRNLRIELEQAEKEKADAVERKDKLLGFVNQLILQVSGAIAESR; encoded by the coding sequence ATGACAGATCGTTTAACACAGTTACAACTATGCCTTGACCAATTACTAGATATTATGTTTTCTGCCATTTCCTACGTCGATCAAAATCACGATGTGATACCGGCAAATATCAATGAGCCTAAAGCTATAGATCCTACCTACAATCCACCGAGTGAATTTGAGTTTCAAGCAAGTCAAAATGAGTTAGCTGTGGatattattttgaagacaagacagatattgaaaataattgATACACTGCCTGGCGTAGGTGTTACTAAAAATGAACAGCTCCTTTCAATAAGGAATTTGAGGATTGAGCTTGAACAAgctgaaaaagaaaaagccGACGCTgtagaaagaaaagacaaactATTGGGATTTGTTAACCAATTAATACTACAGGTAAGTGGCGCTATTGCAGAAAGTCGATGA
- a CDS encoding uncharacterized protein (PKUD0C04250; similar to Saccharomyces cerevisiae YJL098W (SAP185) and YKR028W (SAP190); ancestral locus Anc_1.268), with product MSGFWKFTNNYASKVNKILENENVSLEDLLDERETVSELLSSNAKLIEYIRRPEILEKLVDFIVDDDDYQRKSAEFESNNEFNNENSSNSGIDEMNGSSNGKITDDISNFPSDAHDHEKANEVDAENNNNNSNSSNSRNNNNIDFEKLSQDAEGLDTSIVDEDTKIEKAAAGKGEDIYLSNNEEDDDDENHNSGSESESNSDNEAEDNDEDDEEDEDEDGVDDDIDEEEKHSRRAQVAAEILSMDVWSITDAFMESVDLIKKLWCLLDKEPPLPIFSATYFMKINEHLLDMKTDEMIQFIHQEPNLVTRFMRHIETPPLMDFLLKVISTDKPDDSTGIIDVLKDQGLIPKLISFLDKSIPSSVQSAAGDFLKAFITISANNAENTTIGPNELTRQLVSEPMVKLLVEKMIQGGTGLSNGVGIVIEIIRKNNSDYDPVPVVYVTLESHPPTPRDPIYLGTLVKIFAENMPKFTELLEQKVEKMLPTPFGEIEPLGFERFKICELVAELIHCSNMALLNDIKGQAMVKERDEIRAILIAKHKELMKRAETDSQNSSEGIDVSKEIENLKSLIKQEGTVDDTSVDDEEENNENLQSGEGGFIDNEESLREHPIVGDQLKIALYDNKIIVTILDMFFKFPWNNFLHNVVFDIVQQILNATMEIGYNKYLAVDLFDRCHITTAIVQGHNKCIEYEEETGLRLGYMGHLSLIAEEVVKFISLDIHRTTPKSQIIDEVVNQEDWKYYVDETLADIRNKYNAVLGSDGKQMNEHDMNLFQQVYGSGEYDDEDEEDDDVILEGNDNMVNGYMESEENGVETDKFSRYLGDEMSNDLNGRYEDENEGEDENDTAQKDTDDLNQSDEFEGVVDSQMGGHPYHEMSAGGLDDDNIKIDDDYDIDNISDDDDVDEDEDVGDGNVVERYLSHGDYGDYDDYEDPNDDGQSYKKMNHPLYQADGSLRSLSNEKFSGSSSE from the coding sequence ATGTCGggattttggaaatttacAAACAATTACGCTTCTAAAGTCAATaagattttggaaaatgaaaatgtttcCCTTGAGGATTTGCTTGACGAGAGAGAAACGGTCTCAGAGTTGTTATCCTCTAATGCTAAGTTGATTGAATATATTAGGCGACCTGAAATTCTAGAAAAATTGgttgattttattgttgatgacgatgattATCAGCGTAAATCTGCAGAATTCGAATCCAATAATGAGTTCAATAACGAAAATAGTTCCAACAGTGGCATAGATGAAATGAATGGTTCATCCAATGGAAAAATTACTGATGATATAAGTAACTTTCCTTCTGATGCTCATGATCATGAGAAAGcaaatgaagttgatgctgaaaacaataataataatagtaatagtAGTAATAGTAGGaacaataataacattGACTTTGAGAAGCTTAGTCAAGATGCCGAAGGCCTAGATACTTCAATCgttgatgaagatactAAGATCGAGAAAGCTGCAGCTGGAAAAGGCGAGGACATCTATTTGAGTAATAATGAGGAggatgacgatgacgaaAATCACAATAGCGGaagtgaaagtgaaagtAACAGTGATAACGAAGCCgaagataatgatgaagacgatgaagaagatgaggatgaagacggggttgatgatgacattgatgaagaggagaaGCATTCCAGGCGTGCTCAGGTGGCGGCTGAAATACTATCCATGGACGTTTGGTCTATCACTGATGCTTTTATGGAGAGTGTTGACCTGATCAAAAAGCTATGGTGTTTACTTGACAAAGAACCCCCAttaccaattttttcagCCACATACTTTatgaaaatcaatgaaCATCTACTCGACATGAAAACCGACGAAATGATCCAGTTCATACATCAAGAGCCAAATCTAGTTACAAGATTTATGAGACACATTGAAACACCCCCTTTAATGgattttctcttgaaagTTATCTCGACGGATAAACCGGATGACTCAACCGGCATTATTGATGTTTTAAAAGACCAAGGATTAATTCCAAAACTAATCAGCTTCTTAGATAAAAGTATCCCTTCTTCGGTACAAAGTGCAGCAGGTGATTTCTTAAAGGCATTTATAACTATCTCTGCGAATAATGCTGAGAATACAACAATCGGACCCAATGAATTAACAAGGCAGCTAGTAAGTGAACCAATGGTCAAATTGttagttgaaaaaatgattCAAGGTGGTACTGGCTTATCAAACGGTGTTGGTATAGTAATAGAAATCATTCGCAAAAATAACTCAGATTATGATCCTGTTCCTGTCGTGTATGTCACCTTGGAATCGCATCCTCCCACGCCGAGAGATCCAATATATTTAGGTACTTTAGTGAAAATATTTGCTGAAAACATGCCTAAATTTACCGAATTATTGGAGcaaaaagttgaaaaaatgcTACCTACTCCGTTTGGAGAGATTGAACCTTTAGGTTTTGAAAGGTTCAAGATTTGTGAATTAGTGGCTGAATTAATCCATTGCTCTAATATGGCTTTATTAAATGATATTAAGGGTCAGGCAATGGTAAAGGAACGCGATGAGATAAGAGCTATATTAATAGCAAAACATAAggagttgatgaaaagagCGGAAACTGACTCGCAGAATTCAAGTGAAGGTATTGACGTTTCTAAGGAGATTGAAAActtaaaatctttgattaaACAAGAGGGCACTGTTGATGACACCAGTGtcgatgatgaagaagaaaataatgaGAATTTACAAAGTGGAGAAGGTGGTTTCATAGATAATGAAGAATCTTTAAGAGAACATCCAATTGTTGGTgatcaattgaaaattgcATTATATGACAATAAAATAATAGTGACCATATTAGATATGTTCTTTAAATTTCCGTGGAACAATTTTTTGCATAATGTTGTCTTTGATATCGTGCAACAAATTTTAAATGCGACAATGGAAATTGGTTACAACAAATACTTGGCAgttgatttatttgatagATGCCATATCACTACTGCAATTGTACAAGGGCACAACAAATGTATTGAATATGAGGAAGAGACCGGTCTAAGATTGGGATATATGGGACATCTATCGTTAATTGCGGAAGAAGTTGTCAAATTTATTTCCTTGGATATTCATCGTACCACACCCAAGTCACAAATAATTGATGAAGTAGTTAACCAAGAAGATTGGAAATACTACGTTGACGAAACTCTAGCTGATATAAGAAATAAGTACAACGCAGTTTTAGGAAGTGACGGAAAGCAAATGAATGAGCATGACATGAATTTGTTTCAACAGGTTTATGGGTCGGGTGaatatgatgatgaggatgaagaagacgaCGATGTTATACTAGAGGGCAATGATAATATGGTTAACGGATATATGGAGTCAGAAGAAAATGGAGTTGAAACAGACAAGTTTTCCAGATACTTAGGTGATGAGATGtcaaatgatttgaatgGTCGatatgaagatgaaaatgaaggagaagatgaaaatgacacCGCACAAAAAGACACTGACGATCTCAACCAATCCGACGAATTTGAAGGAGTTGTAGACTCCCAGATGGGTGGGCATCCATATCATGAAATGTCCGCAGGTGGTCTTGACGATGATAATATTAAAATCGATGATGACTATGATATAGACAACATaagtgatgatgacgatgtcgatgaggatgaagatgttggTGATGGTAACGTTGTAGAAAGGTATCTATCACATGGCGATTACGGAGACTATGACGATTATGAAGATCCCAACGATGATGGGCAGTCatacaaaaaaatgaatcatCCTCTGTACCAAGCTGACGGTTCACTAAGATCATTaagtaatgaaaaattttctGGTAGTTCTTCTGAAtaa
- a CDS encoding uncharacterized protein (PKUD0C04260; similar to Saccharomyces cerevisiae YJL099W (CHS6) and YKR027W (BCH2); ancestral locus Anc_1.267) translates to MPQLADRRVCTTTGKGKETMPSTSTTRRSSVSAVGSSNGSVSTPANLNSRSASLNAKSKPQIITPKIQESQLGEAIQFRGQILPEFKELGQPDLVHISKYERSMKQEIGEYHYVTGINTSSVIQPFMYIQTIQLNDKELATNKHMKVGTYCCYNIFSRGDLRIRCQFPGSASPMVQFVPSNKSKITIQITDDEKSRKLHKETYVSSLIRAILFADSPDRQLPGMCKFNPIQSTKDSKEAIVLLCHFLDRGPETGCSDIYNRPSLINNHLVDALLKLLSITKYYDIAIKEIENLMSAMKLNLNVLIVKILLLKSEYAKAVRLMHDCLIRIPRDGWMLNEQALFLINQNRPDLALLPAMKSVECLPSEFVCWKNLILVYILQNDLKNALLALNSSPMYVNKRKDIYSALKPSNFEFPFPLEGKIENVWKDCETFGCISGPGGIVEFSSNAEVSKTNKYRLKVYDEMKLNYTFKEAYDLLALMTKKCGWSELLKLRSKIFVMEDEYNEVVNSEKIKENKSEDTKTIKDKSTISLTEISTRFKTKRLSEKWLDSLFLIFYENLKNVLIYQNELNANPDIQFCPLEWELVADECFRVHYFKESIVAYETCINKRFSVFAALKLLNHFLSYTTNERAFDALNGEDESSAKLDEDFILNICCKLISWSARFYSEFPLICFQALATLINLPDSDATVVKSKLEYKLTEIEQQQQQKRMDMTTSDKAVYREMDNSQGVMALVDRYISWLQQFDQEEFSF, encoded by the coding sequence ATGCCTCAATTGGCTGATAGGCGAGTTTGTACAACCACAGGGAAGGGAAAGGAAACAATGCCGAGCACTAGCACTACCCGTCGGAGCTCTGTGTCAGCGGTGGGGTCGTCCAATGGCTCTGTATCGACACCGGCGAATCTAAATAGCCGTTCTGCATCATTAAatgcaaaatcaaaaccGCAGATTATAACACCAAAGATCCAGGAGAGTCAATTGGGTGAGGCTATCCAGTTCAGGGGGCAGATATTACCGGAATTCAAAGAACTTGGGCAGCCGGATCTTGTCCACATATCCAAGTATGAGAGATCGatgaaacaagaaattggagAGTACCATTATGTTACTGGTATCAACACCTCCAGCGTCATCCAGCCTTTCATGTACATACAGACCATACAGTTGAACGACAAGGAGCTGGCAACAAACAAGCACATGAAGGTCGGCACGTACTGCTGCTATAATATCTTTAGTAGGGGTGACTTGAGAATCAGATGCCAGTTTCCTGGTTCTGCTTCACCAATGGTTCAATTTGTGCCCTCAAATAAATCCAAAATTACAATACAAATCAccgatgatgaaaaatcaaggaaattACACAAGGAAACCTATGTCTCATCTTTAATACGTGCGATTCTATTTGCAGATTCTCCGGACAGACAGTTACCTGGTATGTGTAAATTCAATCCGATtcaatcaacaaaagaTTCCAAGGAAGCCATTGTACTTTTATGCCATTTCTTAGATAGAGGTCCAGAAACAGGGTGTTCGGACATCTACAACAGGCCCTCATTGATCAACAACCATTTAGTTGATGCACTTTTAAAACTACTCtcaataacaaaatattACGATATTGcaataaaagaaattgaaaatttgatgtcagcaatgaaattgaatttgaatgtATTGATTGTTAAGatattgttattgaagaGTGAATATGCAAAGGCAGTCAGATTGATGCATGATTGTTTAATTAGAATTCCAAGGGACGGTTGGATGCTCAATGAACAAGCACTCTTTCtaatcaatcaaaacagACCAGATTTGGCGTTGCTACCCGCAATGAAATCAGTCGAATGTTTGCCATCTGAGTTTGTTTGCTGGAAGAATCTAATCCTAGTGTATATTCTACAAAACGATCTAAAGAATGCACTATTGGCATTAAACTCATCACCAATGTATGTTaacaaaaggaaagatATTTATTCTGCATTGAAACCAAGTAATTTTGAGTTTCCATTCCCATTAGAGGGTAAAATTGAGAACGTTTGGAAAGATTGTGAGACTTTTGGCTGTATATCAGGGCCTGGCGGTATTGTagaattttcatcaaatgcCGAAGTCTCCAAAACTAATAAGTACCGTTTGAAAGTTTACGATGAGATGAAACTAAACTACACATTCAAAGAAGCATATGATCTATTGGCACTAATGACCAAGAAGTGCGGATGGAGTGAGTTATTGAAGTTAAGATCCAAGATTTTTGTTATGGAAGATGAGTACAATGAGGTTGTTAATTCcgagaaaatcaaagagaatAAGAGTGAGGATACCAAGACAATAAAGGACAAATCCACAATCTCCCTAACTGAAATTTCTACCAGATTTAAAACTAAGAGATTGAGTGAAAAATGGTTGGAttcattgtttttgatattttacGAGAACCTCAAAAACGTACTGATCTACCAGAATGAGCTGAATGCTAACCCAGATATACAATTCTGCCCACTTGAATGGGAACTCGTTGCTGACGAATGTTTCAGAGTCCACTACTTCAAGGAAAGTATAGTCGCCTACGAGACATGTATCAATAAGAGGTTCAGTGTTTTCGCTGCTCTTAAACTATTGAACCATTTCCTCAGCTACACAACAAATGAGAGGGCATTCGACGCATTAAATGGTGAGGATGAAAGTTCAGCCAAATTGGACGAGGATTTCATACTCAACATATGTTGTAAACTAATTAGCTGGTCGGCTCGATTTTACAGTGAGTTCCCACTCATATGTTTCCAAGCACTAGCGACATTGATCAACTTACCCGACAGTGACGCCACTGTTGTGAAATCCAAACTAGAGTACAAGCTCACGGAGATtgaacaacagcaacagcagaAACGAATGGACATGACCACTTCGGACAAGGCCGTCTACAGAGAGATGGACAACTCTCAAGGTGTTATGGCTCTAGTCGACCGCTACATCTCGTGGCTTCAGCAGTTTGACCAAGAAGAATTCTCCTTCTGA
- a CDS encoding uncharacterized protein (PKUD0C04270; similar to Saccharomyces cerevisiae YER009W (NTF2); ancestral locus Anc_7.155), with product MSVDFNTLAQQFCDFYYQQFDQDRSLLGNLYRDHSMLTFESSQLQGQRNIIEKLTSLPFQKVQHRISTLDAQPASENGDVLVMVTGELLIDEEQNPQRYSQVFHLIPENGSYFVLNDIFRLNYA from the exons ATGTCCGTCGACTTTAACACCTTAGCGCAACAATTCTGTGATTTCTACTACCAACAGTTTGATCAAGACAGATCTCTTCTTGGCAATTTATAC AGAGACCACTCCATGTTGACTTTTGAGTCTTCTCAACTTCAAGGTCAAAGaaatattattgaaaaattaaccTCTCTACCATTCCAAAAAGTCCAACATAGAATCTCAACCTTGGACGCTCAACCAGCATCCGAAAACGGTGATGTTTTGGTTATGGTTACTGGTGAGTTATTGATTGACGAGGAACAAAATCCTCAAAGATATTCGCAAGTTTTCCATTTAATTCCTGAAAACGGGTCTTATTTCGTTCTCAACGATATTTTCAGATTGAACTATGCTTGA